In Pseudemcibacter aquimaris, the sequence CGCATTAAAGGTCCCTGCCATATCGCTTGCAAAACTACCGAGCATACCTGAAAATATCTTGATCGCCTGCACACTATCGGGGTCATTGTCATCCGACGCCATCTTGTTAATTTCAGCAGGATGCAGCCTTAAATTATGAGTGCCGTTTATGATGCCAAGCGCATAATAAATATTGCTGATCCCACGCCCGGAAACCATTTCTTCAATAGAGACACGGTGATATTCATCAGCAATAATTCTGTTAATTTCTTTTTCAAGGTCACCACTTGCTGAAAAGCCTACATGACCACCTTCACTAGCGACGGCCTTCCATTTATCACCAACTGAAACAAGTGCACCAACACCGACCCCTGTTCCGGGGCCAAGCACAACCATATTACCGTTTTCGGCAACCTCACCACCACCGATTTGAACAAGTTGATCCCCTTTTAAAAGCGGCATAGAACAGGCATGAGCACAATAATCATTCATGACCTTAACTTCTTCCATGTTCAGATAACTTGCCAATTCCGATTGTTTAAATTCCCATGTTCCATTGGTCATGGTTACAAGATCACTGT encodes:
- the glk gene encoding glucokinase; its protein translation is MTSELLVADIGGTNVRFAIASINDENDISLNNINMCPTENWLYLEDAVNDYLSHVGKRPARASIAFAGPVNSDLVTMTNGTWEFKQSELASYLNMEEVKVMNDYCAHACSMPLLKGDQLVQIGGGEVAENGNMVVLGPGTGVGVGALVSVGDKWKAVASEGGHVGFSASGDLEKEINRIIADEYHRVSIEEMVSGRGISNIYYALGIINGTHNLRLHPAEINKMASDDNDPDSVQAIKIFSGMLGSFASDMAGTFNATGGVYLAGGVLPKLKDFFLDSNFREKFEENEKLPFVKDIETHLIMEEYPALFGAAAYYSGMFL